A region from the Meiothermus sp. Pnk-1 genome encodes:
- the purQ gene encoding phosphoribosylformylglycinamidine synthase subunit PurQ, with protein MKVAVIVFPGSNCDQDTRWALERVGLRAELVWHTEGSLEGYGAVVLPGGFSYGDYLRAGALAKFSPVMGEVRRLAQQGYPVMGICNGFQVLTEAGLLPGALLANTNLHYTCKEVFLRVERTDLPFTADYRQAQVLHLPIAHGEGRYYADEETLARLEQNRQVVFRYVEYQGQGGNPNGSLGDIAGIVNEQGNVLGMMPHPERAVEEVLGSVDGRGIFESLKRALEIVA; from the coding sequence GTGAAGGTCGCCGTCATCGTCTTCCCCGGCTCCAACTGCGACCAGGACACCCGCTGGGCGCTGGAGCGGGTGGGTCTGCGGGCCGAGCTGGTCTGGCACACCGAGGGCAGCCTCGAGGGCTACGGCGCGGTGGTTTTGCCCGGAGGCTTCTCCTATGGCGACTACCTGCGGGCCGGAGCGCTGGCCAAGTTCTCGCCCGTCATGGGCGAGGTGCGCCGCCTGGCCCAGCAGGGCTACCCGGTGATGGGCATCTGCAACGGCTTCCAGGTCCTCACCGAGGCCGGGCTGCTGCCGGGAGCGCTGTTGGCCAACACCAACCTGCACTACACCTGTAAGGAGGTCTTCCTGCGGGTCGAGCGCACCGACCTGCCCTTTACCGCCGATTACCGCCAGGCTCAGGTGCTGCATCTGCCCATCGCTCACGGCGAGGGCCGCTACTACGCCGACGAGGAGACGCTGGCGCGGCTAGAGCAAAACCGCCAGGTCGTCTTCCGCTACGTCGAGTACCAGGGCCAAGGCGGAAACCCCAACGGAAGCTTGGGCGACATCGCCGGCATCGTCAACGAGCAGGGCAACGTGCTGGGCATGATGCCCCACCCGGAGCGCGCGGTGGAGGAGGTGCTGGGATCGGTGGATGGTAGGGGGATTTTCGAAAGCCTGAAACGTGCTTTGGAGATCGTGGCGTGA
- a CDS encoding ABC transporter permease: MNPARELPKDSLQRRSSLAGMNPLQVVSIAWRAILGNPLRSALTALGVIIGVAAVVALTGVGQGSTANITRSLESLGTNLLTVSGGRGGGPPGLVRFGGPQTLTVKDAQALQEHFAAQVAGVAPVAQGNHQVKFGANNTNATVIGTWPAYASVRNAQPAQGSFFTEADNQARRRVAVLGYQVAQDLFAGSDPLGQKIKIAGISFTVVGVLPDKGDSGFASPNNQILVPLSTYIQRLGRSNNRGEATVSQVYVQGLSKDTLKDLQNQITEFMAERHKIANPDEYDFSVQNQADALASVNQVTQTLTLFLGGVAGISLLVGGIGIMNIMLVSVTERTREIGIRKALGAKPRDILTQFLVESVVLSVGGGLLGILLGLGLARSVGNLLHITPIFSASSMVLAFAFSVMVGVFFGYYPALRAARLDPVESLRYE; the protein is encoded by the coding sequence GCCATCCTGGGCAACCCCTTGCGCTCGGCGCTCACCGCGCTGGGGGTGATCATCGGGGTGGCGGCGGTGGTCGCACTGACCGGGGTGGGCCAGGGCTCCACGGCCAACATCACCCGCTCGCTGGAGAGCCTGGGCACCAACCTGCTCACCGTCTCCGGCGGGCGCGGGGGCGGCCCGCCCGGACTGGTGCGCTTCGGCGGGCCCCAGACCCTCACCGTCAAAGACGCCCAGGCCTTGCAGGAGCACTTCGCCGCCCAGGTTGCCGGGGTGGCCCCCGTCGCCCAGGGCAATCATCAGGTCAAGTTCGGGGCCAACAACACCAACGCCACCGTCATCGGCACCTGGCCGGCCTACGCCAGCGTGCGCAACGCCCAGCCCGCGCAGGGCAGCTTCTTCACCGAGGCCGACAACCAAGCCCGCCGGCGGGTGGCGGTGCTGGGCTACCAGGTAGCCCAGGACCTCTTCGCAGGCAGCGACCCCCTGGGGCAGAAGATCAAGATCGCCGGGATCTCCTTCACGGTGGTGGGGGTGCTGCCCGACAAGGGCGACTCCGGCTTCGCCAGCCCCAACAACCAGATCCTGGTGCCCCTGAGCACCTATATCCAGCGCCTGGGCCGCAGCAACAACCGGGGTGAAGCCACGGTGAGCCAGGTGTACGTCCAAGGCTTGAGCAAAGACACCCTCAAGGACCTGCAAAACCAGATCACCGAGTTCATGGCCGAGCGCCACAAGATCGCCAACCCCGACGAGTACGACTTCAGCGTGCAGAACCAGGCCGACGCGCTGGCCTCGGTGAACCAGGTCACCCAGACCCTCACCCTCTTCCTGGGCGGGGTGGCCGGGATCAGCCTCTTGGTGGGGGGCATCGGGATCATGAACATCATGCTGGTCTCGGTCACCGAGCGCACCCGCGAGATCGGCATCCGCAAGGCGCTGGGGGCCAAGCCCCGCGACATCCTCACCCAGTTTCTGGTGGAGTCGGTGGTGCTGTCGGTGGGGGGCGGCCTGCTGGGCATCCTGCTGGGGTTGGGGCTGGCCCGCAGCGTGGGCAACCTGCTCCACATCACCCCGATCTTCTCGGCCAGCAGCATGGTGCTGGCCTTCGCCTTCTCGGTGATGGTGGGCGTCTTCTTCGGCTACTACCCCGCCCTGCGGGCCGCCCGGCTCGACCCGGTGGAATCGCTTAGGTACGAGTAA
- the purB gene encoding adenylosuccinate lyase — protein MIERYQTPEMKALWTEARKYEAWARVEQYALEAWEELGVVPRGVAARLAEGLSRRPIDESFARRAEALEEETRHDIVAFTRALVEWVGDAEVAQWLHFGLTSTDVVDTAQNTLLVEALRLVEAELERVQEALKQLAVRYKHTPAVGRTHGVHAEPTSFGLRFLSFYAALSRDAERLQRARKTIGVAMLSGSVGNYAHLEPTVEAYVARKLGLAVEPVSTQVVPRDRHAELMSALAILGADLERIAVELRHLQRTEVLEAQEPFSYRQTGSSSMPHKKNPVALENISGLARLLRANLQAELENVALWHERDISHSGVERVILPDSTTLAHYMLRRLGRVLEGLVVYEANIARNLALTRGLVYSQRVLGLLVEGGMDRAAAYEVVQRNALKSWEEGRDFRELLEADPACPVKGEALASAFDPAYFLRHVDAIYARFGL, from the coding sequence ATGATCGAGCGCTACCAAACCCCCGAGATGAAGGCGCTGTGGACCGAGGCCCGCAAGTATGAAGCCTGGGCTAGGGTCGAGCAGTACGCCCTCGAGGCCTGGGAGGAGCTGGGGGTGGTGCCCCGAGGGGTGGCTGCCCGGCTGGCCGAGGGGCTATCGCGCAGGCCCATCGACGAGAGCTTCGCCCGGCGGGCGGAGGCGCTCGAGGAGGAAACCCGCCACGACATCGTGGCCTTCACCCGCGCACTGGTGGAGTGGGTGGGCGACGCGGAGGTGGCCCAGTGGCTGCACTTCGGCCTCACCAGCACCGACGTGGTGGACACCGCGCAGAACACGCTGCTCGTGGAGGCGCTGCGGCTGGTCGAGGCCGAACTCGAGAGGGTACAGGAGGCCCTCAAGCAGCTGGCCGTGCGCTACAAGCACACCCCGGCGGTGGGGCGCACCCATGGGGTCCACGCCGAGCCCACCAGCTTCGGGCTGCGTTTCCTGAGCTTCTACGCCGCGCTCTCGCGCGACGCCGAGCGCCTGCAGCGGGCCAGGAAGACCATCGGCGTGGCCATGCTCTCGGGCTCGGTGGGCAACTACGCCCACCTCGAGCCCACCGTCGAAGCCTACGTGGCGCGCAAATTGGGGCTCGCGGTCGAGCCGGTCTCGACCCAGGTGGTCCCCCGCGACCGCCACGCCGAGCTGATGAGCGCCCTGGCCATCCTGGGGGCCGACCTCGAGCGTATCGCCGTCGAGCTGCGCCACCTCCAGCGCACCGAGGTGCTCGAGGCGCAAGAGCCCTTCAGCTATCGTCAAACCGGCTCCTCCTCCATGCCTCACAAGAAAAACCCGGTGGCCCTGGAGAACATCTCCGGGCTGGCCCGGCTCTTGCGCGCAAACCTCCAGGCCGAGCTGGAAAACGTGGCCCTTTGGCACGAGCGTGACATCAGCCACTCGGGGGTCGAGCGGGTCATCCTGCCCGACTCCACCACCTTGGCCCACTACATGCTGCGCCGCCTGGGGCGGGTGCTGGAGGGGTTGGTGGTCTACGAGGCCAACATCGCGCGCAACCTGGCCCTCACCCGGGGGCTGGTCTACTCGCAGCGGGTGCTGGGGCTGCTGGTGGAGGGCGGCATGGACCGCGCCGCCGCCTACGAAGTGGTGCAGCGCAACGCCCTGAAGAGCTGGGAGGAGGGCCGCGATTTCCGCGAGCTCCTGGAGGCCGACCCCGCGTGCCCGGTGAAGGGCGAGGCCCTGGCTTCCGCCTTCGACCCGGCGTACTTCCTGCGGCACGTGGACGCGATCTATGCCCGTTTCGGGCTTTAG
- the purL gene encoding phosphoribosylformylglycinamidine synthase subunit PurL — protein sequence MEETLTPLSEQAQALLEETGLPQNEYREIVRLLRREPNRLELYLFKVMWSEHCSYKNSRPLLRALPKEGPAVLQGPGENAGVVEIGDGYAVAFKIESHNHPSAVEPVQGAATGVGGIIRDIVAMGARPVALLNSLRFGKLEGLEGDRTRYLVQGVVGGIAHYGNAIGIPTVGGDIYFHEGYQDNPLVNAMCVGLLRVDELKKSRASLGRPVYYLGSKTGRDGIGGAAFASEELSEESESKRPSVQVGDPFLGKLTLEATLEAIRLDLVEGVQDMGAAGLTSSLSEMAHKSGLGLELDLDKVPRREEGMSPLELMLSESQERMVLVPRPGKEPELEALAARFGLDAVPVAVTIPEPVFRVRAGGQVVAEVPTHALADSPTYVREGQESPEIGALRAKDLGALPVPGDLHGMLPKLLASPNLCSRAPVFERYDHQVGTNTVLVPGKGDAAILRIKGTRRAIALKVDANPRYCRLHPRLGAMHALAEATRNVSVVGAKPLAYTDGLNCGNPETPHGYYELSETIAGLAEASRALSVPVVSGNVSLYNEGPSYRIPPTPMVGVVGLLENVERRAEGGFRKPGEFVVLIGEPLGELGASEYLWVREGLEAGHPPRLDLGREAKAQAAIRDLIEMGWVKSAHDVAEGGLAVALAEMTFPYGLGATLEIRDPGRPDALLFGEAPSRILFSIDQGHLQSAITHLQNLGLPYRILGQVGGDELTILLPKQELKWSVSELKQTWEAPLREVLP from the coding sequence ATGGAAGAGACCCTCACCCCCCTCTCCGAGCAGGCCCAGGCGCTGCTCGAGGAAACCGGCCTCCCCCAGAACGAGTACCGGGAAATCGTACGCCTGCTGAGGCGGGAGCCGAACCGGCTGGAGCTCTACCTCTTCAAGGTGATGTGGAGCGAGCACTGCTCGTACAAGAACTCCCGTCCCCTGCTGCGAGCGCTGCCTAAGGAAGGGCCTGCCGTGCTGCAAGGCCCCGGCGAGAACGCGGGCGTGGTAGAGATCGGCGATGGGTACGCGGTGGCCTTCAAGATCGAAAGCCACAACCACCCCTCGGCGGTGGAGCCGGTGCAGGGGGCCGCCACGGGGGTGGGGGGCATCATCCGCGACATCGTGGCGATGGGCGCCCGGCCCGTCGCGCTGCTGAACTCGCTGCGCTTTGGAAAATTGGAAGGCCTCGAGGGCGACCGCACCCGCTACTTGGTGCAGGGTGTGGTGGGGGGTATCGCCCACTACGGCAACGCCATCGGCATTCCCACGGTAGGGGGAGACATCTACTTCCACGAGGGCTACCAGGACAACCCGCTGGTCAACGCCATGTGCGTGGGCCTGCTGCGGGTCGATGAGCTCAAGAAAAGCCGCGCCAGCCTGGGCCGCCCGGTCTACTACCTGGGCTCCAAGACCGGGCGTGACGGCATCGGCGGGGCGGCCTTCGCCTCGGAGGAGCTCTCCGAGGAGAGCGAGTCCAAGCGCCCCAGCGTGCAGGTGGGCGACCCCTTCCTGGGCAAGCTCACCCTGGAGGCCACCCTCGAGGCCATCCGCCTCGACCTGGTGGAGGGCGTGCAGGACATGGGAGCCGCCGGGCTTACCTCCTCGCTCTCGGAGATGGCCCACAAGTCGGGGCTGGGCCTGGAGCTCGACCTGGACAAGGTGCCGCGCCGCGAGGAGGGGATGAGCCCGCTGGAGCTCATGCTCTCCGAGTCGCAAGAGCGCATGGTGCTGGTGCCGCGCCCAGGCAAGGAGCCGGAGCTCGAGGCGCTCGCCGCACGCTTTGGCCTGGACGCGGTGCCGGTGGCGGTGACCATCCCCGAGCCGGTGTTCCGCGTCAGGGCGGGGGGCCAGGTGGTGGCCGAGGTCCCCACCCACGCCCTGGCCGACTCCCCCACCTACGTGCGCGAGGGCCAGGAGAGCCCCGAGATCGGGGCCCTGCGGGCCAAAGACCTCGGCGCCTTGCCGGTGCCGGGCGACCTGCACGGCATGCTGCCGAAGCTGCTGGCCTCCCCCAACCTGTGCAGCCGCGCCCCGGTCTTCGAGCGCTACGACCACCAAGTGGGCACCAACACCGTGCTGGTGCCGGGCAAGGGGGACGCGGCCATCCTGCGCATCAAGGGCACCCGGCGGGCCATCGCGCTCAAGGTGGACGCCAACCCGCGCTACTGCCGGCTGCACCCGCGCCTGGGGGCTATGCACGCCCTGGCCGAGGCCACCCGCAACGTCAGCGTGGTGGGCGCGAAGCCGCTGGCCTACACCGACGGGCTCAACTGCGGCAATCCCGAAACCCCTCACGGCTACTACGAGCTTTCCGAGACCATCGCTGGGCTGGCCGAGGCCTCGAGGGCCCTCTCCGTCCCGGTGGTCTCGGGCAACGTCTCGCTCTACAACGAAGGCCCCAGCTACCGCATTCCCCCCACCCCCATGGTGGGTGTGGTGGGCCTGCTGGAAAACGTGGAGCGCCGCGCCGAGGGGGGCTTTAGGAAGCCGGGCGAGTTCGTGGTGCTCATCGGCGAGCCGCTGGGCGAGCTGGGGGCCAGCGAGTACCTGTGGGTGCGGGAGGGCCTCGAGGCCGGCCACCCGCCCCGCCTCGACCTGGGGCGCGAGGCCAAAGCCCAAGCCGCCATCCGCGACCTCATCGAGATGGGTTGGGTCAAAAGCGCCCACGACGTGGCCGAGGGTGGCCTGGCGGTGGCCCTGGCCGAGATGACCTTCCCCTACGGGCTGGGGGCGACGCTGGAGATCCGCGACCCCGGCCGCCCGGACGCCTTGCTCTTTGGCGAGGCGCCCAGCCGCATCCTCTTCAGCATCGACCAAGGCCACCTGCAATCGGCCATCACCCACCTGCAGAATCTGGGCCTCCCCTACCGCATCCTGGGCCAGGTGGGCGGGGACGAGCTCACCATCCTGCTGCCCAAGCAAGAGCTAAAGTGGAGCGTGAGCGAGCTGAAGCAAACCTGGGAAGCGCCCTTGCGGGAGGTGCTGCCGTGA
- the purF gene encoding amidophosphoribosyltransferase: protein MRFASCDYDKPHEECGVIGLWSPEPVDVAGMLQLGLFALQHRGQEAAGICVSNGQDLVIEKDLGLVAQVFDEARMARLRIPGANLGIGHTRYSTTGSNLRFNAQPLNVRSSKGILAIAHNGNFVNAKAIRQELLEHGAVFQTTNDTEVMINLIARYAKLDLVEATARSMRELQGGFAVVLMDRRTVLALRDGNGVRPLVIGRLANGGWVFTSEPPALALVGAEFVRDVRPGELVWVEAGELRSLQVLEPRPTPCAFEWIYFARADSVLDGIGTHESRVRMGEVLAAEAPAEADLVVPVPDSGIGAAIGYARASGIPFDYGLYKNPYAGRTFIQPTQELRDLKTKLKLAPTPAVRGKRVVMVDDSIVRGTTSGRIVQLLRDAGATEVHVRISSPPIKFPCYYGIDTAARKELVASTHSLEQIRALIGADSLAFLSEEGVKRAVGAPVCLACFNGRYPAGVPGEEVQKEALEQA, encoded by the coding sequence TTGCGTTTTGCGTCTTGCGATTACGACAAACCCCACGAGGAGTGCGGCGTCATCGGCCTCTGGAGCCCGGAGCCGGTGGACGTGGCGGGGATGCTGCAGCTCGGGCTCTTCGCCTTACAGCACCGGGGGCAGGAGGCCGCCGGGATCTGCGTCTCCAACGGGCAGGACCTGGTGATCGAGAAGGATTTGGGGCTGGTGGCGCAGGTCTTCGACGAAGCCCGCATGGCCCGGCTGCGCATTCCCGGGGCCAACTTGGGCATCGGGCACACCCGCTACTCGACCACCGGCTCCAACCTGCGCTTCAACGCCCAGCCCCTCAACGTGCGCAGCTCCAAGGGCATCCTGGCCATCGCCCACAACGGCAACTTCGTCAACGCCAAGGCCATCCGCCAGGAACTCCTGGAGCACGGCGCAGTCTTCCAGACCACCAACGACACCGAGGTGATGATCAACCTCATCGCCCGCTACGCCAAGCTCGACCTGGTCGAGGCCACCGCCCGCTCGATGCGCGAGTTGCAAGGGGGTTTCGCGGTGGTGCTGATGGATCGCCGCACCGTACTAGCCCTGCGCGACGGAAACGGAGTGCGGCCACTGGTGATCGGGCGCTTGGCTAATGGCGGCTGGGTCTTCACCTCCGAGCCCCCGGCCCTGGCGCTGGTGGGGGCCGAGTTCGTGCGCGACGTACGCCCTGGGGAGCTGGTATGGGTGGAGGCGGGCGAACTCAGGAGCCTGCAGGTGCTCGAGCCCCGCCCCACCCCCTGCGCCTTCGAGTGGATCTACTTCGCCCGCGCCGACTCGGTGCTCGATGGCATCGGCACCCACGAGAGCCGGGTGCGCATGGGCGAGGTGCTGGCCGCCGAGGCCCCAGCGGAGGCCGACCTGGTGGTTCCGGTGCCGGATTCGGGCATCGGGGCCGCCATCGGCTATGCCCGCGCCTCGGGCATCCCCTTCGACTACGGCCTCTACAAAAACCCCTACGCCGGGCGCACCTTCATCCAGCCCACCCAGGAGCTGCGTGACCTCAAGACCAAGCTCAAGCTCGCCCCCACCCCTGCCGTGCGCGGCAAGCGGGTGGTGATGGTGGACGACTCCATCGTGCGCGGCACCACATCGGGCCGCATCGTGCAGCTCTTGCGCGACGCCGGGGCCACCGAGGTCCACGTGCGCATCTCCTCCCCGCCCATCAAGTTTCCCTGCTACTACGGCATCGACACCGCCGCCCGCAAGGAGCTGGTGGCCTCTACCCACTCCCTCGAGCAGATCCGAGCCCTCATCGGCGCCGATAGCCTGGCCTTCTTGAGCGAGGAGGGCGTCAAGCGCGCGGTGGGCGCTCCGGTGTGCCTGGCCTGCTTCAACGGGCGTTACCCGGCGGGCGTGCCTGGCGAGGAAGTGCAGAAGGAGGCGCTCGAGCAGGCCTAG
- the purC gene encoding phosphoribosylaminoimidazolesuccinocarboxamide synthase, whose product MTEKVYEGKAKIVYPGPEAGTYRVYYKDDATAFNAQKRGTIAGKGVVNNRISARLFRYLEAQGVPTHFLRELSEREMLVRQVEIVPLEVIVRNRTAGTFAKRYGVEEGRPLARALVEFSLKNDALGDPLIYDEAALALGLLSEGELVRIRELALRVNEALKAFFLERGLELVDFKLEFGRLPDGNIVLADEISPDTMRLWEVGTGEKMDKDRFRRDLGGVEEAYQEVLRRVLGGAG is encoded by the coding sequence ATGACGGAGAAAGTGTACGAGGGCAAAGCCAAGATCGTGTATCCAGGCCCCGAGGCCGGGACCTACCGGGTGTACTACAAAGACGACGCCACCGCCTTCAACGCCCAGAAGCGGGGTACCATCGCGGGCAAGGGGGTGGTCAACAACCGCATCTCGGCCCGGCTCTTCCGCTACCTCGAGGCCCAGGGCGTGCCCACCCACTTCCTGCGCGAGCTCTCCGAGCGGGAGATGCTGGTGCGACAGGTCGAGATCGTGCCGCTGGAGGTGATCGTCAGGAACCGCACCGCCGGGACCTTCGCCAAGCGCTACGGCGTGGAGGAGGGCCGCCCCCTCGCCCGAGCGCTGGTGGAATTCTCCCTCAAGAACGACGCCCTGGGCGACCCCCTCATCTACGACGAAGCCGCGCTGGCGCTGGGCCTCTTGAGCGAGGGAGAGCTGGTCCGCATCCGGGAGCTGGCCCTGCGGGTCAACGAGGCGCTCAAGGCCTTCTTCCTCGAGCGCGGCCTCGAGCTCGTCGACTTCAAGCTCGAGTTCGGGCGGCTCCCCGATGGAAACATCGTCCTGGCCGACGAGATCAGCCCCGACACCATGCGGCTATGGGAGGTGGGCACCGGCGAGAAGATGGACAAAGACCGCTTCCGTCGCGACCTGGGCGGGGTGGAGGAAGCCTACCAGGAGGTGCTGCGGCGGGTGCTGGGGGGCGCGGGGTGA
- the purS gene encoding phosphoribosylformylglycinamidine synthase subunit PurS — MKYHATILIELKDGILDPQGRAVEGVLRGLGYRVENVRVGRVLEMELEAASEPEARETALAMAKALANPVMEVYALEALRPLQEVL; from the coding sequence ATGAAGTATCACGCGACGATCCTGATCGAACTCAAAGACGGCATCCTCGACCCCCAGGGCCGGGCGGTGGAGGGCGTGCTCAGGGGCCTGGGCTACCGCGTGGAGAACGTGCGGGTGGGGCGGGTGCTCGAGATGGAGCTCGAGGCCGCCTCCGAGCCCGAGGCCCGCGAAACCGCCCTCGCCATGGCCAAAGCCCTGGCCAACCCGGTGATGGAGGTCTACGCGCTGGAAGCCCTGAGGCCGTTGCAGGAGGTTTTGTGA
- a CDS encoding HAD family hydrolase — translation MKPKAITFDFWGTLFMENPSSAQDILSARYEVLLDALSEAGTPADEGQVREAYRQAQMAFDDAWKALQVMTVYDRVGHIFKLLGVKFDEGLIALTARKLEETSLGFDLLPLPGVKEALPRLAKTHLLGIVCDTGVTPGRLLREHLRRHGLLHYFSGFSFSDETGAVKPRREAFMVALDELGVDPQNALHIGDIPRTDIAGAFGAGYSWAVQYTGHRTINGGPEPTARVKDHRELFRLLPEA, via the coding sequence ATGAAACCGAAAGCCATTACTTTCGACTTCTGGGGCACGCTCTTCATGGAAAACCCAAGTTCCGCACAGGATATTTTGAGCGCACGTTATGAAGTGCTGCTCGACGCCCTCTCAGAGGCGGGTACCCCCGCCGACGAGGGGCAGGTTCGGGAGGCCTACCGGCAGGCCCAGATGGCTTTTGACGACGCCTGGAAAGCCCTTCAGGTCATGACCGTTTATGACCGTGTGGGCCACATCTTTAAGCTCTTGGGGGTCAAATTCGACGAGGGTTTGATCGCCCTAACTGCCCGAAAGCTCGAGGAGACCTCCCTAGGCTTTGATCTCCTTCCCCTGCCAGGGGTCAAGGAGGCCCTGCCCCGCCTAGCCAAAACCCACCTCCTGGGCATCGTCTGCGACACCGGGGTGACCCCAGGTCGCCTGCTGCGCGAACACCTACGACGGCATGGGCTTTTGCATTACTTCAGCGGGTTTTCCTTCTCCGACGAGACCGGCGCGGTCAAGCCCCGCCGCGAGGCTTTCATGGTCGCCCTCGACGAGCTGGGGGTCGATCCGCAAAACGCCCTGCACATCGGCGACATCCCCCGCACCGACATCGCCGGGGCCTTTGGCGCAGGTTATAGCTGGGCGGTGCAGTACACCGGCCACCGCACCATCAACGGCGGCCCCGAGCCCACCGCGCGGGTGAAAGACCACCGCGAGCTGTTCAGGCTGCTGCCCGAGGCCTGA